In the Cellvibrio sp. KY-GH-1 genome, GTTAGCCTAACGCAAATGTTGTTTGACGGTTTCCGAACCTCCGGTGAAGTGAAGCGTATGGATGGTATTCGCTTGGTGCGCTATTACGAATTATTGGGTTCTGTTGAAACGACTGCGCTTGAAGCCGTGCGCGCGTACGAAGATGTAAAACGCAATCGCGATTTGGTAGAGCTGGCGCGCAATAACTACCAAAAACATCGCGAAGTTTATGCGCAGATTGAAGAGCGCGTAACCACCGGTGTTGGGCGTCGCGTAGATCTGGAACAAGTAGCAGGGCGTTTGGCGTTGGCAGAATCTAATCTGCTAACGGAAGCTTCCAATTTGCACGACGTAACCGCGCGTTACTTGCGAGTTGTAGGTCAGTTACCAGCAGAAGAATTAGCGCCGAGCGATTTAGCCAATAAACAACTGCCGCCGTCAGTGCGCGAAGCCCTTGTGTTGGCGTATCAGGGGAATCCGGCTTTTCATGCAGCGATTAAAAATATCAGTGCCGCACAAGCAGCGGTAAAAGTAGAGCGCTCCGGCTACTACCCCAAAGCAGAATTGCGTGCGCGCGGCGTAACTAGCCGCAACCAGAATGGTTTTGACAATCGTACCGACCCGGACTCCTGGGGTGACGAAAATGCCGTTGAGTTGGCAATTACCTACAACCTATACAGCGGCGGTGCCAATCGTGCGGCGGTGCGTCGTTCGTTAGAGCAAGTGAATCAGGCGAAAGATTTGCGCGATCAAGCCTGCGTAGATTTACGTCAGGATACCCAGATTGCCTATAACGATGCCCAGCGTATTCGTGAGCAATTAATTTCTTTGCAGCAACACAAATTATCCAGCGATAAAGTACGCGCTGCCTACGCTGAGCAATTTAATATTGGTCAGCGTACTCTGCTGGATTTACTTGATGCAGAAAATGAATATTTCCAGGCTAGCCGGGCATTAATCACTGCTGAAGGTGATCTGGAAATTGCCCATGCACGCTCACTGGCGGCAATGGGTAGTTTGTTGCCAGCCTTGGGCATTGTGCGCGATGGTTTGGGAATTCTGCATGATGTGAAAGTAGAGGATTCACTGAAAGTCTCTGAATCAGCATGTCCAAATGATGCACCTACGGCGTTGAGTCGAGCGGATTTGATCAGCGAACTAACCCCGGTAAGTGGTGATGCGTTATTTGATGTTGGCAGTTCGGAGCTAAAGCCTGGCGCAGCCCAGCGGCTGGATGCTTTGGTGGCAGATATCAAAGCCACAAAAAATGTGGTGCAAATTAAAATTGAAGGTCACACCGATAACACCGGTACTGATGCGTTGAATATTCCATTGTCCAAAGCGCGCGCCCAACGAGTGCGCGATTATTTTGTGTTGAATGGATTGGAAACTGTACCTATGACAGTGGATGGCTTTGGTGCTACCCGCCCCACAGCAGATAACAATACTGAAGCAGGTAAAGCGGCTAATCGCCGAGTCGATGTGACGGTAACACGTAGTCGCCAGTAAAACGCAATTGGTTTGCCTGATTGATAGTTGGCATTGCAAAAAGCGCATCAAGTCGGCAGAGTTGATGCGCTTTTTTATCGTCAATTCGCGCAAGTATTCAACACTCCGGCTAAAAATGTGCAGGGAAATTGCCATGCCATAAATCGCCATCTATATTACATGGGCCTTATTACGCAGACCCGCGATTTGGAACAGATTTATAGCGTTTTGCACGAGTGACGGAGCAATCATGACCCTTGATGTACAACCTGCATTGGATACCGCCACTGCTGCCCACAACGGCGGTCCTTTGCTTGAATGCTTGTTGATTCTTGCTCGCACTCATCAATTAACAGCAACACGCGAGGCATTAATGGCGGGCTTGCCATTGGATGCTGATTTAACTCCTTCATTATTTGCGCGCGCCGCTACGCGTGCTGGACTTACCAGTAAAATTGCCCATCGTTCGCTTGCGCAACTCAACCCCGCGCTCTTTCCTGTTGTGCTAGTGCTCGATGGCAATAATGCCTGTGTGTTGTTGTCGCTGGACGATGGCAATGCGCGTGTTATTTTTCCTGAACTCGGGGAAGCTAGCGTGTTAATGACAGCTAGCGAATTATCCGCGCGATATACCGGGCGTGTGATTTATGCCCGGCCAACCGAGCGTTTCGATGCGCAAGTCTCGGATATCGCTAAAACCAGCCGCCAACAAAATCCAGATGCCCATTGGTTTTGGGGGATTATTTCACAGCATAAATATTTGTATCGCGACGTGTTACTAACTGCGTTGTTGATCAATTTTTTTGCATTGGTCTCGCCGTTATTTGTGATGAATGTATATGACCGGGTTGTTCCGAACCATGCGACCGATACCCTTTGGATATTGTCCATTGGTATGGTGATTGCGATCAGCGCCGATTTTGTATTACGGATGATGCGTGCATGGTTTGTGGACCTTGCAGCGAGCCGTGTCGATGTCACGCTTTCCGCTGCCATTATGGAGCGGGTACTGGGGATGAAGTTATCCGAGCGCCCTGCATCTGTCGGCTCTTTTGCGGCAGGTTTGCAATCCTTCGAAGCGGTGCGAAGTTTCATTTCATCGGCCACTATTTTAGCGCTAGTGGATTTGCCGTTTGTGTTGTTGTTTATGATTGTGGTGTTGCTGATTTCCTGGCCGCTGATTTTTCCGGTATTGGTGGGAGTCATACTCATGTTGATTTATACCGCCGCGGTGCAACACAAAATGCATGTTTTGTCTGAAAATTCCATGCAAGCGTCGGCGCAACGCAATGCCACGTTAGTGGAAAGCCTTTCCAGTTTGGAGACACTAAAAATATTGGGCGCAGAAGGCGCATGCAATCTATCTGGGAAAAAACAACCTTATTGGTTTCTCGGGTCGGTGTGAAGATGCGTTTGTTGTCCGGTTCCGTAGGTAGTGGTACCGCCTGGATTCAGCAAGCAGTTTCGGTGGTTATTATCATCGTCGGTGTTTATCAAATTATTGATGGCAATTTGAGC is a window encoding:
- a CDS encoding TolC family outer membrane protein, which codes for MIRSLLPPGRSFKQSLLFLSLYALSSSIFAQSTVKDAALKAIESNPDVQASWHEFKASALDVRVARAGYLPSVDLSATSGETSRDYDGRGTYSTGQGQVSLTQMLFDGFRTSGEVKRMDGIRLVRYYELLGSVETTALEAVRAYEDVKRNRDLVELARNNYQKHREVYAQIEERVTTGVGRRVDLEQVAGRLALAESNLLTEASNLHDVTARYLRVVGQLPAEELAPSDLANKQLPPSVREALVLAYQGNPAFHAAIKNISAAQAAVKVERSGYYPKAELRARGVTSRNQNGFDNRTDPDSWGDENAVELAITYNLYSGGANRAAVRRSLEQVNQAKDLRDQACVDLRQDTQIAYNDAQRIREQLISLQQHKLSSDKVRAAYAEQFNIGQRTLLDLLDAENEYFQASRALITAEGDLEIAHARSLAAMGSLLPALGIVRDGLGILHDVKVEDSLKVSESACPNDAPTALSRADLISELTPVSGDALFDVGSSELKPGAAQRLDALVADIKATKNVVQIKIEGHTDNTGTDALNIPLSKARAQRVRDYFVLNGLETVPMTVDGFGATRPTADNNTEAGKAANRRVDVTVTRSRQ
- a CDS encoding ABC transporter transmembrane domain-containing protein, which codes for MTLDVQPALDTATAAHNGGPLLECLLILARTHQLTATREALMAGLPLDADLTPSLFARAATRAGLTSKIAHRSLAQLNPALFPVVLVLDGNNACVLLSLDDGNARVIFPELGEASVLMTASELSARYTGRVIYARPTERFDAQVSDIAKTSRQQNPDAHWFWGIISQHKYLYRDVLLTALLINFFALVSPLFVMNVYDRVVPNHATDTLWILSIGMVIAISADFVLRMMRAWFVDLAASRVDVTLSAAIMERVLGMKLSERPASVGSFAAGLQSFEAVRSFISSATILALVDLPFVLLFMIVVLLISWPLIFPVLVGVILMLIYTAAVQHKMHVLSENSMQASAQRNATLVESLSSLETLKILGAEGACNLSGKKQPYWFLGSV